A genomic stretch from Corvus cornix cornix isolate S_Up_H32 chromosome 9, ASM73873v5, whole genome shotgun sequence includes:
- the CHST2 gene encoding LOW QUALITY PROTEIN: carbohydrate sulfotransferase 2 (The sequence of the model RefSeq protein was modified relative to this genomic sequence to represent the inferred CDS: deleted 1 base in 1 codon) — MKVCRRKALALCLGYALLLLLAALNLLEYKWRREPRRCGEPPAAPRHHPPPPPPPAGSRGPAGARRQLVYVFTTWRSGSSFFGELFNQNPEVFFLYEPVWHVWQKLYPGDAVSLQGAARDMLSSLYRCDLSVFQLYSTAGAGKNLTTLGIFGAATNKVICSSPLCPAYRKEVVGMVDDRVCKKCPPQRLSRFQEECHKYHTLVIKGVRVFDLAVLAPLMRDPTLDLKVIHLVRDPRAVASSRIKSRHGLIRESLQVVRSRDPHIHRMPFLDAGHKLGGKKEGGGGSDYHALGAMEVICSSMAKTLQTALHPPDWLQGNYMAVRYEDLVVEPIKTLRQVYGFVNLAVSPEMEKFALNMTSGPGYSSKPFVVSARNATQALSAWRTALSYQQIKQVEEYCHQPMALLGYERVGSPEEVKDLSRTLLRKPRL; from the exons ATGAAAGTGTGCCGGCGGAAGGCGCTGGCGCTGTGCCTCGGCTAcgcgctgctgctgctgctcgcCGCGCTCAACCTGCTGGAGTACAAGTGGCGGCGGGAGCCGCGGCGCTGCGGGGAGCCCCCGGCAGCC CCCCGCCACCaccccccgccgccgccgccaccggcCGGGAGCCGCGGCCCGGCGGGCGCCCGGCGGCAGCTGGTCTATGTCTTCACCACCTGGCGCTCGGGCTCGTCCTTCTTCGGGGAGCTCTTCAACCAGAACCCCGAGGTCTTTTTCCTCTACGAGCCGGTGTGGCACGTCTGGCAGAAGCTGTACCCCGGTGACGCCGTCTCGCTGCAAGGGGCGGCCCGCGACATGCTGAGCTCCCTGTACCGATGCGACCTCTCCGTCTTCCAGCTCTACAGCACGGCGGGCGCCGGCAAGAACCTCACCACGCTCGGCATCTTCGGGGCGGCCACCAACAAGGTCATCTGCTCCTCACCTCTCTGCCCGGCCTATCGCAAGGAGGTCGTGGGCATGGTGGACGACCGGGTGTGCAAAAAGTGTCCCCCGCAGCGCCTCAGCCGCTTCCAGGAGGAATGCCACAAGTACCACACGCTGGTCATCAAGGGCGTACGTGTCTTTGATCTGGCTGTCCTCGCCCCGCTCATGCGGGACCCGACCCTGGACCTCAAAGTCATCCATCTGGTGCGGGACCCCCGGGCCGTCGCCAGCTCCCGCATCAAGTCCCGGCACGGCCTCATCCGGGAGAGCCTGCAGGTGGTGAGGAGCCGGGACCCCCACATCCACCGCATGCCCTTCCTTGATGCTGGCCACAAGCTGGGCGGGAAGAAGGAGGGGGGGGGCGGCTCGGACTACCATGCCCTAGGTGCCATGGAGGTCATCTGCAGCAGCATGGCCAAGACCCTGCAGACTGCTCTGCACCCCCCTGACTGGCTCCAGGGCAACTACATGGCCGTGCGCTACGAGGACCTGGTGGTCGAGCCAATCAAGACCCTGCGGCAGGTGTATGGCTTTGTGAACCTGGCAGTCAGCCCGGAGATGGAGAAGTTCGCCCTCAACATGACCAGTGGCCCCGGCTACTCCTCCAAGCCGTTCGTGGTGTCGGCCAGGAACGCCACCCAGGCGCTGAGTGCCTGGAGGACTGCGCTCAGCTACCAGCAGATCAAGCAGGTCGAGGAGTACTGCCACCAGCccatggccctgctgggctACGAGCGGGTCGGCAGCCCCGAGGAGGTGAAGGACCTCAGCAGAACGTTGCTCAGGAAGCCGCGGCTGTGA